The region GTCTAAAGAGTTAATGAAAATTTATCCCTCAATTAAGAAGGTTTTTGATAAAGTTCGCGTTAGTTATGGAGCCTCTATTCAAAGGATTTATTCGAGGTATTGGAATGGGAAAAGATATTTTTCTACTATTGAAATTGAAATAAATCCAGTTATAGATAGGATAGGTACTGGCGATGCTTTTGTTGCGGGTATAATTTACACTATGGATAGATACGATGAACAGTCTGCTTTAAATTTTGCCAATGCATCTTGTGCATTAAAACATACAATCGTTGGTGATGTAAATTTAGCTCGCAAAGAAGAAATCTGGAAAATAGCAAACGGTCAAATTGAAGGTAGAATAAAAAGATAAAATATGTATAAATATACTCGAATTGAGGTGGTATTAGAAATGCAGAATTTGGGTCTAATACCCGTTTTTTATCATCCGAACGTGAATGTTTGTAAGAAGGTAATTAAAGCTTGCTACGAAGGTGGAGCTCGCGTATTTGAATTTACAAATCGTGGAGATTTTGCTTTTGAAGTTTTTGAAGAACTGATAAAGTATTGTAAAGATAATTTACCAGGCATGATAATTGGCGTGGGATCAATTGTAGATGCTTCTACTTGTGCACTCTTTATGGAAAGAGGAGCCAATTTCATTGTAAGCCCGGTCTTTAAAGAAGATATTGCAATTTTATGTAATCGAAGAAAATTATTATGGATTCCTGGATGTGGCACTTTAACCGAAATTTCACAAGCTGAAGAATTGGGTTGTGAAATAGTAAAAATCTTTCCTGGAAGTGTTTATGGTCCTAACTTTGTGAAAGCAATCAAAGGCCCCTGTCCCTGGACCAGTATCATGCCCACAGGGGGTGTTACTATTTCAAAAAGTAATTTAGAAGAGTGGTTTGAAGCTGGGGTGACTTGTGTGGGAATAGGCTCAAAATTAATATCTGCTAATATTTTATTGAAAAAGGATTTTAGTTTGTTAAGCGAACGGGTTAATAGTACCCTAACACTAATTCGCAATGCTAGAAATCGGAAGAAAAAAATAAATCAAAATGATATTTGAACAAAGCTGGCGTTGGTATGGCCCAAAAGACCCGGTAAGCTTGGAAATGCTTAAACAGGCAGGCGCACATGGCGTGGTAACTGCTTTACACCATATTCCGGTAGGTGAGGTGTGGTCTTTACAAGAAATTGAAAAACGAATTGGGGAACTTTAAGAAAGCAATAAAAAACATCCTTTTAAATTGCACTGGAATGTGGTAGAAAGCCTTCCGGTACACGATTCCATAAAACTCGGAAAACTACAGCGCGACGAGTTTATTGAAAATTATAAAATCAGCCTTAGGAATTTGGGGAAATGTGGCGTTAAAACCGTTTGCTATAATTTTATGCCGGTGCTGGATTGGCTGCGAACCAACGTGAAATTTCAGTTGGAAGACGGCAGTACGGCCTTGCTTCACGATAAAGTTGAACTCGCCATTTTCGATTTGTTTATCTTGAAAAGGGAAAATGCGGAAAGCGATTATTCTAAAGAAATTCGGCAGAAAGCTAAGCAACGTTATAAATCAAAAAGCGAAGGAGAACTTGAGGTCCTAAAGCAAAGTCTGTTGATGGCCTTACCAGGCGATGATAAAGGTTTTACTCTTGAAAAATTAAAAAATGGTCTGGCGGCTTATGATGGAATTTCTGCAGAACAACTTCGTGAACATTTAGTGTATTTCCTTAGTGAAGTAATTCCGATTGCTGAAGAAAGCGGTGTAAATATGGCTATTCATCCTGATGACCCGCCATGGTGGATGAGCCGGTCAAAGTGAACCACGTGCGCCGGATGAAAGTGAGCATAGCAAACTAAGTGCTCAAAATCGATTCTATTGTGGTTAAATTTACTATTTATTTTTAAGCTTTTTCCTCATTGATTCCCCTTTGATATCTATTCTGTGAGCCGTATGAACTAAACGATCCAATATGGCATCTGCAATGGTCTGTTCTCCAATAATCTCGTACCAGGCCTCTACCGGTAACTGGGAGGCTATAATGGTAGATTTTTTTCCGTGCCTATCTTCAATTATTTCCATCAGGGAGTGCCTGTTAATATTATCCAGACCTTTAAGTCCAAAGTCATCAAGTATGAGCAGATCCTGTTTTTCTATCTTGTTTACCTGCTTTAAATAAGAGCCATCAGCCTTGGATGTTTTAAGCATGGTAAAGAGCTTAGAAGTGTTGAAGTACATCGTTTTGAAGCCTAATGAACAGGCCTGATGACCTATGGCGGATGCCATATAACTTTTTCCTGCCCCGGTGCTTCCCGTGATTAAAATATTATCCTTTTGTGTTACAAAGTCGCACGTGGCAAAACGTTGTATTTGATTTCTATCGATATTTCGTTCGTGGTTATAATCGATATTCTCCATAATGGCGCTATACCTGAACCTGGCTGTTTTAGTTAGGCGTTCTACCTTTCGGTTCTGGCGATCGTCCCATTCGGACTGGATAAGGTAAGCTACAAGCTCATCATTAGTGTAATCCACGCTCTGCGGGGATAAGCTGGAGTTGAAGGCCCTGATCATTCCGTGGAGCCTTAATTGTTTCATCTGTTCTAAGGTTTGCGTATTCATATACATGGTTTTAATGGTTCCTTTCTATTTGTAATAATGGCCTCCCCGGATGTTCTTGTGATCGGGCAAGACTATTTCCTCTTCGAGGTTTTCTTCAAGATTATCCCAGCCTTTTTTAAGGATGCGATCAATAATATTGTAATTGTATGCCCCGTAATCAGAAGCCCTCTTACAAGCATTATCCAGGCGCAGGTTCCCTACTTTTTTTGCCAGGTGTAGTATGCCCAGACAGGATTTATAGGATTGTTCGGGATGTTGTTTTTTGTCCAGTATTTCAGTGATATACCCTTTGCAGTGTACTCCAATATGAGCTGCCCAGGCGATGAATTTTTCAGAGCTCCATTCACTTACAAACCTATGGTGTGATGGCATATGTTCCTTAACTGTAGTATAGGCGTATTTCCTTTTCTCTCTTGGATGTGCGGCCAGGCGTTCAAATTTATAGAATATCTCCACCAGGCTATCGGAGTAGATGATCTTGATGCGTTTGCCTATGTGCTGATAAGGTACGCTATAGTAATGCTTGTCTTTGCTAAAATAGATGTGGCTGTTCTTGTGAATGGTCCCATTGGCGTAGGCTTTTATCTCATACCGTTTTAAAGGCAGGGGTTTTAATTCCTGTTTTTCTACTTCTTCGAACAAAGAACGGCGGGAGTACTCTCTTCCCCGGAAGGACATTTCATTATGTGTTTTTAGAAGTTCAAGTATTGCCTTATTGATTTCTGGTAAGCTATGGAAGGTCTGGTGGCGTAGCGGTGCAAATACCCTGGTATATATAATCCGTACAGCGTTTTCTACAATGGCCTTATCCCTGGGTTTATATGTTCTTGTGGGCAGTACTGCGGTTTCATAATATTCTGCAAAATCAGAGAACGTCTCGTTGACCTTGGGTTCATAACGACTCCCTTGGTTACAGCAGATTTCAGGTTATCGGGTACCAGAGCATTGGGCACCCCACCATAAAACCAAAGCGCATTCTCGACGCTACGTATAAAATCTTCCTTCTTTTGGCTTGGTGAAGCTTCTACATACGTGTATTGGCTACTGCCCAAAACGCACACAAAAACTTCCAGATCCTGCAGTTCTCCAGTGTGACGATCCACAATGCTAAGTTTCTTGCCTGTGTAATCGATGAACAACTTATCGCCAGCCTTATGAGTAAGGTGCATCACCGGTGATACTTCCTTAGTCCACTGATGGTACCAGTATTTGAACTGGGATAATTTAAAGCCATCAGGATGTTTTACATAATATTCCTGCCAAAGCAGTTGCCTGGTTACTCCCGTCTTACGTAATTCCTTATCAAAATAGGGAAAGTATTTTTCCAGGGTCAATAGTTGAGCGCTCTTTGGCTTTTGGTCTGACTTAAAAAGCTTGTGTAGCTCTTCTAGAGTCATGGCAGAGATCTCGTAGCTTGTAAACTGGTAACGCTGAAAAAAGGCGATGTATTTAGTGATGGTATTACGTGACAACCCCAAGCTAGAACTTATCTGGCGTTTACTTACGCCCTGGCTGTACAACTTGAAAATCTGTTTTACTTTTCGCATATCTATCTGTTTGTTGGCCATGGTCTTTTTTACAAAAAAAGACATTTGGCTTATTACAAATAGAATCGATTTCTTAGTGGTTCACTTTATCCCGGCTAAAGTGGTTCACTTTGACCCGGCCAAGGTGGTTCACTTTAATCCGGCCAGGGTGGTATACTATGACCGTTTTTTGCAACCTAGGTCTTTTCCCTAATTATTTTGAAAATTTTTCGGAGTTTATTGAGAAAGAAAAGTATGAGCTAACTTTAGAGAAGTATTATATACACCAGTATAGAATAACAGAAAAAGAGCATCAAGATCATTACTTAATGCAATCTTACTTCCAAAACTTACATCTTATAGGATTGGTAAAAGAATTAGCGGATCATAGCAATATTACTGCAGGAAAACTCAAGGTTTATTTTCATAGAGTTGGTAACAGTCTGATTTTACCTATTGAATATGGAGTTTCTGAATTAGAAAATTTGACACTTGATGACGTTAAGGAAATGAGAGAAGATATATTTGGAGGAATTCATAAGTCGGAAAGAAGTAAATTGTTTGTAAATGAACTTATGAATATTTTTACCAATAAGGAAAAGAAGTATTCATTTTTAATTGAGAACTGGAGTTTATTAAAAGAGAATTATTATTCAAGTTTTGAATCGTATTTAGAAGGCTTTTCGTTTGAGAAAATTAAAACGTCTTCACTTCAGTATTTTCAGGAATTAAATGATAAAATTCACGAAACAATAAGGAAAGTTTCAAATTATATTTTTGGGATACCAATTGCATTTTTATTTCTAATAAGTCGTTTAGAGTTTTCCGAACCATCCGCTGTAAAAAATTTCAGCTTATTGGGAATTGGTTATTTATTCATTTTATTGATTTATAAAATATTTTTTAAAAGTATTGAAGAGTCTTTAGATTCTATTAAAAATGATATTAATCGATATGAAAGTAAAATTAAACATATAAGTAGTCTAAGTCAAATTCACACCGAATTAAAACAATTAAAAAATAATACTTTAGAGAATCAGTATAATAAATTGAAAACTCTTAGATGGGTGACTTTTTTTATTGCACTAGGACTTACTAGTCTAGTTTTTTATCTAAGTTGGAATAGTGTTGCGAGAGTATGGGATGCTTTTATTTTTTTCATCCAATCTTTTATACAGCGGTAAAGTCAAACTTAGCATTGTTCTTAGTCACGTATTTTGTAACATAGGAAGCAATAGACCTGATGTTATGAGAATTTAATTGCTTTACGTCAGAGGGTGTAATCTCAAGTCTGTCTAGACTTTGAAAATTAAATTAAAATTTTTAGACTAGATTATGACACAAGAAGAGATTAAGGAATTAAAGGAAAAAGCATTAAAACAATTTTTATCAGGAGAATCCCTAACCGGCAAAAACGGCGCTTTTGCTCCAATGCTTAGGGAGTTTATGGAAGAGGCCCTGGAAGCAGAAATGTCTTCGCACCTTTCCGATGAAGAAAAAGGCTCAAAAGCAGGTAATAAGCGTAATGGCAAAGGCAAAAAGACCCTAAAGAGCAGCCAAGGGGACGTCACCATTAACACGCCCCAGGATCGTAACAGTACCTTTGAGCCGGAGATCGTAGCGAAACGCCAGCGTATCCTGGCCGATAATTTAGAAAAGCAGATTATAGGCATGTACGGGATGGGCAATAGCCTGCGGGATATCTCAGCTCATATAGAGGAAATGTATGATTCCAAGATATCCACACACGTTCTAAGTGATATTACGGACCGGGTGATTCCCAAGGTTAAGGAATGGCAGGATCGCCCCTTGGAGCCGGTATATTGCATCCTATGGCTCGACGCGATGCACTTCAAGGTACGCGAAGAAGGCAAAGTAAAGCACAAGGCCTTGTATAATATTTTAGGAATAAATAAAGCTGGAAGAAAGGAAGTGCTGGGTATGTATATCTCGGAAAGTGAAGGGGCCAATTTTTGGCTTCAGGTGCTGACCCAATTAAACAACCGTGGCTTAAAAGATATTCTGATTGCCTGTACGGATAATCTTACGGGCTTTAGTGAAGCCATTCATTCTGTTTATCCCAAGACTGATATTCAGCTATGTATTGTCCACCAGATCCGCAATAGTATGAAGTATGTGGCCAGTAAGGATCAAAAAGATTTTATGAAAGACCTTAAACTGGTGTACAAGGCTGACACCAAAGACCAGGCTGAATCGGCTTTACTGGATCTGGAAGAAAAATGGGGCAAAAGATATCCCATAGTGATCCGTTCCTGGAATGATAACTGGGACCGATTGAGTGCTTATTTTGAATATACCGCACCCATTAGAAAACTCATATACACCACAAATGCCGTAGAGGCTTTTCACCGGCAGGTAAGAAAAGTAACCAAGACCAAAGGCGCTTTTACCAATGATATGGCACTATTGAAGCTGGTTTACCTAGCTACCAGAAGAATTGAAAAGAAATGGAACGCCCCACTGCAGAACTGGGGTTTGGTAGTTCAACAATTAGCTATTAAATTTGAAGGTCGGCTAGAGTTGGACTTAGCCACCAATGAAACGAAAAACTAAAATTTTCTTCTCCCGGGGGTACCCCCGGGAGAAGAAGCAGACAGAGTTGAGCTAACACTCCCTTACGTCAAATGCTGATGAAGGCTTGTAATCTTTATTTCGGAGTATAATGCCATTTTTTAACTGTAAATCTATCCAGTAGTTCCACCACTTTTCAATTTTCCAGTATTTATTGGTTATCATATGAAAATGAACTTATAATGAAGGAAGTAATATCAATTCACAATTTGTAGAGAAATTTGTTTTAGGATTGTAACTTTACTAAGGGATTGGATTATTCAAAAAATTCCAGGATAAAAATAGTGTAACCATTCGATATGATATAATTACTCCTGGAGAGTTTCAGATTCATTCTGCTCGCACTTCTTTGAAGTTTAGGTTCCATTTTGAAAATCTAATCTCAATAATTGACACTAAATTTACTGTTGCAAAGGCTTAAAGGTATAGGGTGTGAATGTATGGAGAGATGCCTGATACTGGAATATAATCTGTTTTTGAAGAGTTGGTTTCTCATTTAATTATAATATTCAGGGAATATAATCCATAAAAAACATAATAATTGGGGAATACAATCCCTGAATATGATGAACGGACGCTAAAAAAGAAAATAGGATCTATTGTACCGACCATTTTTCTAATTTTTCTAAAACGGACGATTTATAACTCCTGCTTATAGGAATAGCTTTTCCCTTAACTTCTAAGTACTCATTGGTATAGGACTCCAACGCTGCAAGTGATACAATAAAAGAACGATGTGTTCTAATAAATTTTGAATCTGGAAGTTCCTTTTCGATGTTGCTGATTGTTTCCCTAATGACCACCGGATTACTGGAGGTATGGATCTTTAAATAATCACTCAAACTTTCAATATAGGAAATTTCATTAAGGTTGATCCTGATCATTTTACGGTCTGCACGGACAAATATAAAATCGTTTAGCTCCTTTTTTTCTTCATCCTTTTGTTGCTCTGCTTCATTGAAATGAATTTTATGAAAGGAACTGATTGCCCTTAAAAGCCTTTCAGAGGGTGTAATCTCAAGTCTGTCTAGACTTTGAAAATTAAATTAAAATTTTTAGACTAGATTATGACACAAGAAGAGATTAAGGAATTAAAGGAAAAAGCATTAAAACAATTTTTATCAGGAGAATCCCTAACCGGCAAAAACGGCGCTTTTGCTCCAATGCTTAGGGAGTTTATGGAAGAGGCCCTGGAAGCAGAAATGTCTTCGCACCTTTCCGATGAAGAAAAAGGCTCAAAAGCAGGTAATAAGCGTAATGGCAAAGGCAAAAAGACCCTAAAGAGCAGCCAAGGGGACGTCACCATTAACACGCCCCAGGATCGTAACAGTACCTTTGAGCCGGAGATCGTAGCGAAACGCCAGCGTATCCTGGCCGATAATTTAGAAAAGCAGATTATAGGCATGTACGGGATGGGCAATAGCCTGCGGGATATCTCAGCTCATATAGAGGAAATGTATGATTCCAAGATATCCACACACGTTCTAAGTGATATTACGGACCGGGTGATTCCCAAGGTTAAGGAATGGCAGGATCGCCCCTTGGAGCCGGTATATTGCATCCTATGGCTCGACGCGATGCACTTCAAGGTACGCGAAGAAGGCAAAGTAAAGCACAAGGCCTTGTATAATATTTTAGGAATAAATAAAGCTGGAAGAAAGGAAGTGCTGGGTATGTATATCTCGGAAAGTGAAGGGGCCAATTTTTGGCTTCAGGTGCTGACCCAATTAAACAACCGTGGCTTAAAAGATATTCTGATTGCCTGTACGGATAATCTTACGGGCTTTAGTGAAGCCATTCATTCTGTTTATCCCAAGACTGATATTCAGCTATGTATTGTCCACCAGATCCGCAATAGTATGAAGTATGTGGCCAGTAAGGATCAAAAAGATTTTATGAAAGACCTTAAACTGGTGTACAAGGCTGACACCAAAGACCAGGCTGAATCGGCTTTACTGGATCTGGAAGAAAAATGGGGCAAAAGATATCCCATAGTGATCCGTTCCTGGAATGATAACTGGGACCGATTGAGTGCTTATTTTGAATATACCGCACCCATTAGAAAACTCATATACACCACAAATGCCGTAGAGGCTTTTCACCGGCAGGTAAGAAAAGTAACCAAGACCAAAGGCGCTTTTACCAATGATATGGCACTATTGAAGCTGGTTTACCTAGCTAC is a window of Salegentibacter salegens DNA encoding:
- a CDS encoding LytR/AlgR family response regulator transcription factor, with amino-acid sequence MIRINLNEISYIESLSDYLKIHTSSNPVVIRETISNIEKELPDSKFIRTHRSFIVSLAALESYTNEYLEVKGKAIPISRSYKSSVLEKLEKWSVQ
- the istB gene encoding IS21-like element helper ATPase IstB, giving the protein MNTQTLEQMKQLRLHGMIRAFNSSLSPQSVDYTNDELVAYLIQSEWDDRQNRKVERLTKTARFRYSAIMENIDYNHERNIDRNQIQRFATCDFVTQKDNILITGSTGAGKSYMASAIGHQACSLGFKTMYFNTSKLFTMLKTSKADGSYLKQVNKIEKQDLLILDDFGLKGLDNINRHSLMEIIEDRHGKKSTIIASQLPVEAWYEIIGEQTIADAILDRLVHTAHRIDIKGESMRKKLKNK
- a CDS encoding IS256 family transposase, which codes for MTQEEIKELKEKALKQFLSGESLTGKNGAFAPMLREFMEEALEAEMSSHLSDEEKGSKAGNKRNGKGKKTLKSSQGDVTINTPQDRNSTFEPEIVAKRQRILADNLEKQIIGMYGMGNSLRDISAHIEEMYDSKISTHVLSDITDRVIPKVKEWQDRPLEPVYCILWLDAMHFKVREEGKVKHKALYNILGINKAGRKEVLGMYISESEGANFWLQVLTQLNNRGLKDILIACTDNLTGFSEAIHSVYPKTDIQLCIVHQIRNSMKYVASKDQKDFMKDLKLVYKADTKDQAESALLDLEEKWGKRYPIVIRSWNDNWDRLSAYFEYTAPIRKLIYTTNAVEAFHRQVRKVTKTKGAFTNDMALLKLVYLATRRIEKKWNAPLQNWGLVVQQLAIKFEGRLELDLATNETKN
- a CDS encoding IS256 family transposase, which codes for MTQEEIKELKEKALKQFLSGESLTGKNGAFAPMLREFMEEALEAEMSSHLSDEEKGSKAGNKRNGKGKKTLKSSQGDVTINTPQDRNSTFEPEIVAKRQRILADNLEKQIIGMYGMGNSLRDISAHIEEMYDSKISTHVLSDITDRVIPKVKEWQDRPLEPVYCILWLDAMHFKVREEGKVKHKALYNILGINKAGRKEVLGMYISESEGANFWLQVLTQLNNRGLKDILIACTDNLTGFSEAIHSVYPKTDIQLCIVHQIRNSMKYVASKDQKDFMKDLKLVYKADTKDQAESALLDLEEKWGKRYPIVIRSWNDNWDRLSAYFEYTAPIRKLIYTTNAVEAFHRQVRKVTKTKGAFTNDMALLKLVYLATRRIEKKWNAPLQNWGLVVQQLAIKFEGRLELDLATNETKN
- a CDS encoding Mu transposase domain-containing protein, translating into MSFRGREYSRRSLFEEVEKQELKPLPLKRYEIKAYANGTIHKNSHIYFSKDKHYYSVPYQHIGKRIKIIYSDSLVEIFYKFERLAAHPREKRKYAYTTVKEHMPSHHRFVSEWSSEKFIAWAAHIGVHCKGYITEILDKKQHPEQSYKSCLGILHLAKKVGNLRLDNACKRASDYGAYNYNIIDRILKKGWDNLEENLEEEIVLPDHKNIRGGHYYK
- a CDS encoding bifunctional 4-hydroxy-2-oxoglutarate aldolase/2-dehydro-3-deoxy-phosphogluconate aldolase — protein: MYKYTRIEVVLEMQNLGLIPVFYHPNVNVCKKVIKACYEGGARVFEFTNRGDFAFEVFEELIKYCKDNLPGMIIGVGSIVDASTCALFMERGANFIVSPVFKEDIAILCNRRKLLWIPGCGTLTEISQAEELGCEIVKIFPGSVYGPNFVKAIKGPCPWTSIMPTGGVTISKSNLEEWFEAGVTCVGIGSKLISANILLKKDFSLLSERVNSTLTLIRNARNRKKKINQNDI